In Pseudochaenichthys georgianus chromosome 6, fPseGeo1.2, whole genome shotgun sequence, a single window of DNA contains:
- the LOC117448317 gene encoding periphilin-1-like isoform X2 has product MAFHNGRNPLREKYEECILGVDSREVTVHRVVNIVEKGNSMPRSNVNYGSKSSNFSMWNDGPRNYQDSREFHGHDSYPQNDRQYFDDNSYNNNYRRNASPPRNEGQYSQQPYGRDDLRHQLASRSNRRGAPYFHGRGRGSGPPLREDRDEYRRTPTPKGMKRERSPGRREAHPPVTVRSLSNTSSRSFSPDRERILNYQQPLKKHKTSVSHTPSPSVEGSPHSSGSAKENAPASVVEREEVVETSVETSVETSVETSVETSVETSVETSVETSVETSVEASVEASVETSVETSVETSVETSVEPNVEPNVEPNVEPSVEPNVEPSVEPSVEPSVEPSVEPSMEPSMEPQPTPDQDFKARRSEAIKAKALEIEKHYRQDCETFRTVVKMLVAKEPTLNGLLQAPLDNNLLELKERCLDALRHFVKELDEVL; this is encoded by the exons TGGCATTTCACAATGGCCGAAATCCGcttagagagaaatatgaagagTGCATTTTAGGAGTGGATTCGAGAGAG GTGACAGTCCATCGAGTTGTTAATATTGTGGAAAAGGGGAACTCCATGCCTCGGTCAAATGTGAACTATGGTTCTAAAAGTTCAAATTTTTCAATGTGGAATGATGGTCCTCGGAATTACCAGGACTCAAGAGAATTTCACGGCCATGACAGTTACCCACAGAATGACCGtcaatattttgatgataattcaTACAACAACAATTATCGCAGAAATGCCTCACCTCCAAGAAAT GAGGGCCAGTATTCCCAACAGCCCTATGGCAGAGATGATTTAAGGCATCAGTTAGCCTCAAG GAGCAATAGAAGAGGCGCTCCCTATTTCCACGGCAGAGGTCGAGGGTCAGGCCCTCCTTTAAG AGAAGACCGTGACGAGTACAGACGCACTCCTACACCTAAAGGAATGAAACGGGAACGCTCTCCCGGACGAAGGGAAGCACACCCACCTGTAACTGTCCGCTCGCTATCTAACACCAGCAGCAGGAGCTTCTCCCCCGACAGGGAGAGGATTTTAAACTACCAGCAGCCTCTGAAAAAGC ATAAGACCAGTGTGAGCCACACTCCCAGCCCCTCTGTAGAGGGGTCTCCTCACAGCTCTGGATCTGCAAAG GAAAACGCTCCTGCATCTGTagtggagagggaggaggtgGTGGAGACCAGTGTGGAGACCAGCGTGGAGACCAGCGTGGAGACCAGCGTGGAGACCAGCGTAGAGACCAGCGTGGAGACCAGCGTGGAGACCAGCGTGGAGACCAGCGTGGAGGCCAGCGTGGAGGCCAGCGTGGAGACCAGCGTGGAGACCAGCGTGGAGACCAGCGTGGAGACCAGCGTGGAGCCCAACGTGGAGCCCAACGTGGAGCCCAACGTGGAGCCCAGCGTGGAGCCCAACGTGGAGCCCAGCGTGGAGCCCAGCGTGGAGCCCAGCGTGGAGCCCAGCGTGGAGCCCAGCATGGAGCCCAGCATGGAGCCACAGCCGACACCAGACCAAGACTTCAAGGCTCGCCGGTCGGAGGCCATTAAGGCTAAGGCTCTGGAAATTGAGAAG CATTACAGGCAGGACTGTGAGACATTTCGCACAGTGGTGAAGATGTTGGTGGCCAAGGAACCCACCTTGAATGGTTTGCTACAGGCTCCGCTGGATAATAATCTGCTGGAGCTCAAAGAGCGCTGCCTTGATGCCCTCAGGCACTTTGTGAAGGAGCTGGATGAGGTATTATAG
- the LOC117448317 gene encoding periphilin-1-like isoform X1: protein MAFHNGRNPLREKYEECILGVDSREVTVHRVVNIVEKGNSMPRSNVNYGSKSSNFSMWNDGPRNYQDSREFHGHDSYPQNDRQYFDDNSYNNNYRRNASPPRNEGQYSQQPYGRDDLRHQLASRSNRRGAPYFHGRGRGSGPPLSREDRDEYRRTPTPKGMKRERSPGRREAHPPVTVRSLSNTSSRSFSPDRERILNYQQPLKKHKTSVSHTPSPSVEGSPHSSGSAKENAPASVVEREEVVETSVETSVETSVETSVETSVETSVETSVETSVETSVEASVEASVETSVETSVETSVETSVEPNVEPNVEPNVEPSVEPNVEPSVEPSVEPSVEPSVEPSMEPSMEPQPTPDQDFKARRSEAIKAKALEIEKHYRQDCETFRTVVKMLVAKEPTLNGLLQAPLDNNLLELKERCLDALRHFVKELDEVL from the exons TGGCATTTCACAATGGCCGAAATCCGcttagagagaaatatgaagagTGCATTTTAGGAGTGGATTCGAGAGAG GTGACAGTCCATCGAGTTGTTAATATTGTGGAAAAGGGGAACTCCATGCCTCGGTCAAATGTGAACTATGGTTCTAAAAGTTCAAATTTTTCAATGTGGAATGATGGTCCTCGGAATTACCAGGACTCAAGAGAATTTCACGGCCATGACAGTTACCCACAGAATGACCGtcaatattttgatgataattcaTACAACAACAATTATCGCAGAAATGCCTCACCTCCAAGAAAT GAGGGCCAGTATTCCCAACAGCCCTATGGCAGAGATGATTTAAGGCATCAGTTAGCCTCAAG GAGCAATAGAAGAGGCGCTCCCTATTTCCACGGCAGAGGTCGAGGGTCAGGCCCTCCTTTAAG TAGAGAAGACCGTGACGAGTACAGACGCACTCCTACACCTAAAGGAATGAAACGGGAACGCTCTCCCGGACGAAGGGAAGCACACCCACCTGTAACTGTCCGCTCGCTATCTAACACCAGCAGCAGGAGCTTCTCCCCCGACAGGGAGAGGATTTTAAACTACCAGCAGCCTCTGAAAAAGC ATAAGACCAGTGTGAGCCACACTCCCAGCCCCTCTGTAGAGGGGTCTCCTCACAGCTCTGGATCTGCAAAG GAAAACGCTCCTGCATCTGTagtggagagggaggaggtgGTGGAGACCAGTGTGGAGACCAGCGTGGAGACCAGCGTGGAGACCAGCGTGGAGACCAGCGTAGAGACCAGCGTGGAGACCAGCGTGGAGACCAGCGTGGAGACCAGCGTGGAGGCCAGCGTGGAGGCCAGCGTGGAGACCAGCGTGGAGACCAGCGTGGAGACCAGCGTGGAGACCAGCGTGGAGCCCAACGTGGAGCCCAACGTGGAGCCCAACGTGGAGCCCAGCGTGGAGCCCAACGTGGAGCCCAGCGTGGAGCCCAGCGTGGAGCCCAGCGTGGAGCCCAGCGTGGAGCCCAGCATGGAGCCCAGCATGGAGCCACAGCCGACACCAGACCAAGACTTCAAGGCTCGCCGGTCGGAGGCCATTAAGGCTAAGGCTCTGGAAATTGAGAAG CATTACAGGCAGGACTGTGAGACATTTCGCACAGTGGTGAAGATGTTGGTGGCCAAGGAACCCACCTTGAATGGTTTGCTACAGGCTCCGCTGGATAATAATCTGCTGGAGCTCAAAGAGCGCTGCCTTGATGCCCTCAGGCACTTTGTGAAGGAGCTGGATGAGGTATTATAG